One genomic segment of bacterium includes these proteins:
- a CDS encoding radical SAM protein, with protein sequence MKITFISFSVLEKGYASALKTLVFPIISALTPKDVKINFIDERVEDLPKTIDSDIIVMTVGTMTSRKARAFALKHKDKIIAVGGPHPTSLPEECLEYADTIFIGDAEGTWPQFIEDAKNGNIKRIYKSSHEVLPIKPDLNFEYFKGKKYSFVGIAQFARGCKYNCEFCFVKVLYPGKVKTKNIDDFVEEVKAMPEKIIFLIDDNLFTDEETTLLLLEKIKPLKKMWHCQVSIDVAQNDKILKAMKDAGFAMIMMGFEATDMDTLKQMNKGANLKLKSYDEAIKNVYKHGLMITAGFVIGYDNDTPQTIRNTFDFAMKHHFTKAFFTMLQPMPGTKLYDRLLEEGRVTPKWWLDNSYQYGECAFDPKNMTREELSVIFGKQLKEYYTFSNIWKRFLKNSQYLPFTRSILFLGEALLYKKHANLNIKLDLE encoded by the coding sequence ATGAAAATCACTTTTATAAGTTTTTCTGTTTTGGAGAAGGGTTACGCCAGTGCACTCAAAACACTAGTTTTCCCTATTATCAGTGCACTAACTCCAAAAGACGTAAAAATAAATTTTATTGATGAGCGCGTAGAAGATTTGCCCAAAACAATTGATTCCGACATTATAGTGATGACGGTTGGAACAATGACTTCAAGAAAAGCTCGTGCTTTTGCTTTAAAGCATAAAGATAAAATAATCGCCGTTGGCGGACCTCATCCCACGTCTTTGCCGGAGGAATGCCTGGAATATGCAGACACGATTTTTATTGGTGACGCCGAAGGTACATGGCCGCAGTTCATTGAAGATGCTAAAAACGGCAATATTAAACGAATATATAAATCATCTCATGAAGTTTTGCCAATAAAGCCTGATTTGAATTTTGAATATTTTAAGGGCAAGAAATACAGTTTTGTTGGCATTGCCCAGTTTGCCAGAGGGTGCAAATATAATTGTGAATTTTGTTTTGTGAAAGTTTTGTATCCCGGAAAAGTCAAAACAAAGAATATAGATGACTTTGTGGAAGAAGTCAAGGCTATGCCTGAAAAAATTATATTTTTGATTGACGATAATTTATTTACTGATGAGGAAACGACATTACTTTTGCTTGAAAAAATAAAGCCGCTTAAAAAAATGTGGCACTGCCAAGTAAGTATTGACGTTGCTCAAAATGACAAAATATTAAAAGCCATGAAGGATGCTGGCTTTGCTATGATTATGATGGGTTTTGAAGCAACGGATATGGATACACTAAAACAAATGAATAAAGGGGCAAATTTAAAGCTCAAAAGTTATGATGAAGCCATAAAAAATGTTTATAAGCACGGCCTTATGATAACGGCAGGATTTGTCATTGGTTATGACAACGACACCCCTCAAACAATTCGCAATACTTTTGATTTTGCCATGAAACACCACTTTACTAAAGCCTTTTTTACAATGCTTCAACCTATGCCGGGCACAAAATTATACGACAGACTTTTAGAAGAAGGTAGGGTAACGCCCAAGTGGTGGCTGGACAATAGCTATCAATACGGCGAATGTGCTTTTGACCCGAAAAATATGACAAGAGAAGAACTATCTGTAATATTTGGCAAACAGCTAAAAGAGTATTATACGTTTTCCAATATATGGAAAAGGTTTTTAAAAAATTCTCAATATTTACCGTTCACACGCTCAATACTGTTTTTGGGCGAAGCTTTGCTTTATAAGAAACATGCCAATTTAAACATAAAACTTGATTTAGAATAA
- a CDS encoding beta-ketoacyl-ACP synthase III, which yields MQSRSVKILSIGKYLPKRKIYAEDLDKKLNLPEGWTAEKAGVLVRHYVENETSSKMGALAAKEALDSAGLTLEDIDCIVCASGTGEQEIPCTASLIQKELGGEYSGIPSFDINSTCLSFVTGMDLLSYLIDAGRYNRVLVVSSEITSVGLNWDDKESCTLFGDGAAAVIIEKTPENETSKIFCSDMKTYSKGAHYSEIKGGGTKLHSREYSENNKNDFLFYMDGKKLYKMSAQILPAFIENMLKNVNLSLSDMELVIPHQASFMAMKLTQKNLNIPEGKFLYTIGHHGNTVAASIPMALYDAIESGRIKRGDKIMFLGTSAGMSVGAMAFEY from the coding sequence ATGCAGTCACGAAGTGTAAAAATCTTAAGCATAGGTAAGTACTTGCCGAAAAGAAAAATTTATGCGGAGGACCTTGATAAAAAACTAAATCTTCCTGAGGGTTGGACTGCTGAAAAAGCAGGAGTTTTAGTACGTCATTATGTTGAAAATGAAACCTCTTCAAAAATGGGTGCTTTAGCGGCAAAAGAAGCTCTCGATTCTGCCGGATTAACTTTGGAGGATATTGATTGTATTGTTTGTGCAAGCGGTACCGGCGAGCAGGAAATTCCCTGCACTGCCTCGTTGATACAAAAAGAATTAGGCGGAGAATACTCGGGCATTCCGAGTTTTGATATCAATTCTACTTGTTTGAGCTTTGTTACGGGAATGGATTTGCTGTCTTATCTTATTGACGCGGGAAGATACAACAGAGTTCTTGTCGTTTCTTCTGAAATAACTTCTGTAGGCTTGAATTGGGATGATAAAGAAAGCTGTACCCTTTTTGGAGACGGAGCTGCAGCTGTTATAATCGAAAAAACTCCTGAAAACGAAACCTCTAAAATATTTTGTTCTGACATGAAAACTTACAGCAAAGGCGCTCATTACTCTGAAATTAAAGGAGGAGGAACGAAGCTTCATTCTCGAGAATATTCTGAAAATAATAAAAACGATTTTCTTTTCTATATGGACGGAAAAAAACTTTACAAAATGTCTGCACAAATCTTACCGGCTTTTATTGAAAATATGCTTAAAAATGTGAATTTGTCGCTTTCTGATATGGAACTTGTTATTCCTCATCAGGCAAGTTTTATGGCAATGAAATTAACTCAAAAAAATCTTAATATACCGGAAGGCAAATTTCTCTACACAATCGGACATCACGGCAATACAGTCGCCGCATCAATACCAATGGCACTTTATGATGCTATTGAATCAGGAAGAATAAAACGAGGCGACAAGATAATGTTTCTGGGAACTTCTGCAGGTATGTCAGTAGGAGCAATGGCTTTTGAATACTAA
- a CDS encoding ATP-grasp domain-containing protein, translating into MNTKKNILLTGGRAPVTLHLARLFAKAGHTVFVAESIKYHICLYSNTVKKNFMVPSPRFNKYDYIRALIDIIQREKIDLLIPTCEEVFYISEKIDELSDYCKVFTDKSDKLKNLHNKHQFITGIENCKIKAPETRLINSQEELNRQLTFTKFQKAVIKPVYSRFSSKIKIIFESDEKIPNIDISEKNPWILQEFTEGSQFCTYSIVQNGNITAHTAYPTTFTAGIGSSIAFENIECPEVFNWISVYAKKLNYTGQIAFDFIETPDKEVYVIECNPRATSGIHLFDETNLTRAFLENSEKIITPDKSAKAVIFLAMLTYGLCSVNSFSKLLSWIKTFFSSKDIVFKMSDPLPFVHQFFILAGLGFFALKNKIKITEVSTMDIEWNGES; encoded by the coding sequence TTGAATACTAAAAAAAATATATTGCTCACCGGCGGCAGAGCTCCCGTTACCCTGCATTTAGCAAGGCTTTTTGCAAAAGCAGGGCATACGGTATTTGTTGCAGAAAGTATAAAATATCATATTTGCCTTTATTCAAATACTGTTAAGAAAAATTTTATGGTTCCGAGCCCGAGATTCAATAAATACGACTATATTCGAGCATTAATAGATATAATTCAAAGAGAAAAAATCGATTTATTAATTCCGACTTGTGAAGAAGTTTTTTATATTTCTGAAAAAATTGACGAGTTATCCGACTATTGCAAAGTATTTACTGACAAGTCCGACAAGCTGAAAAATTTGCATAACAAACATCAATTTATCACTGGCATTGAAAATTGTAAAATCAAAGCCCCTGAAACTCGGCTTATAAATTCACAAGAAGAACTAAACAGGCAATTAACGTTTACAAAATTCCAAAAGGCAGTTATAAAACCTGTTTACTCAAGATTTTCCTCAAAAATTAAAATAATTTTCGAATCTGACGAAAAGATTCCAAATATTGATATTTCGGAAAAAAATCCTTGGATACTTCAGGAATTTACAGAAGGTTCTCAGTTCTGTACTTACAGTATTGTTCAAAACGGAAACATAACTGCACATACTGCTTATCCCACAACATTTACCGCAGGAATCGGCTCAAGCATTGCATTTGAGAATATAGAATGCCCCGAAGTCTTTAATTGGATTTCGGTGTATGCAAAAAAGCTTAATTACACGGGGCAAATTGCTTTTGATTTTATTGAAACACCTGATAAAGAAGTTTATGTGATTGAATGTAACCCCAGAGCAACAAGCGGAATTCATTTGTTTGACGAAACAAATTTAACCCGAGCCTTTCTTGAAAATTCGGAAAAAATAATTACTCCCGACAAATCTGCGAAAGCTGTGATTTTTCTTGCTATGCTGACTTATGGCTTGTGTTCGGTTAATTCTTTCAGTAAATTGCTGAGTTGGATTAAGACTTTTTTCTCTTCAAAAGATATTGTTTTTAAGATGTCAGATCCTCTGCCTTTTGTTCATCAATTCTTCATTTTAGCCGGTTTAGGATTTTTTGCATTAAAAAATAAAATCAAAATCACAGAAGTTTCGACAATGGATATTGAATGGAACGGTGAATCATGA
- a CDS encoding NAD-dependent epimerase/dehydratase family protein has protein sequence MKILVTGATGFLGKRLALRLSQLGYEVTATGRNTLVGADLEKQGICFIKSALQDTDKIINVCKNQDYVFHCGALSSPWGKYKDFYNTNVLGTKNIIQGCKENSVKRLIHVSTPSIYFDFKDKLNISEKDPLPDKSVNAYAKTKLLAEQEIDKAHQEGLPVISIRPRAIFGPGDTSILPRLIKANNKNFIPVIGDKKVLVDITYVENVVDALLLCKDSPDFTLGKKYNITDGEPVLLYDFLELVITELGYEFKPKYFSYNNAYRIAAFSEFVSKTFLFGKEPVLTRYTVGVLGTSQTLDISAAKQELGYNPKFSTTEGIKELIKERRINNAG, from the coding sequence ATGAAAATTCTTGTAACAGGCGCAACCGGATTTCTCGGGAAAAGACTGGCTTTAAGATTGTCACAACTTGGTTATGAAGTTACGGCAACAGGCAGAAACACTCTTGTCGGAGCTGATTTGGAAAAACAAGGAATTTGTTTTATAAAGTCTGCTTTGCAGGATACGGATAAAATTATCAATGTTTGTAAAAATCAAGATTATGTATTTCATTGCGGGGCGTTGTCATCCCCGTGGGGGAAATATAAGGATTTTTACAATACAAACGTCCTCGGAACAAAGAATATTATTCAGGGGTGCAAAGAAAACAGCGTAAAAAGACTTATTCATGTTTCGACTCCGAGCATTTATTTTGATTTTAAAGATAAACTGAATATTTCGGAAAAAGACCCGTTGCCCGATAAATCGGTGAATGCTTATGCAAAAACAAAATTGCTGGCGGAGCAGGAAATTGATAAAGCTCATCAAGAAGGATTACCGGTAATTAGCATACGCCCCAGAGCAATATTCGGTCCCGGCGATACAAGTATTCTACCGAGATTAATTAAAGCAAATAATAAAAATTTCATTCCTGTTATAGGTGATAAAAAAGTTTTGGTTGATATAACTTATGTTGAAAACGTAGTGGATGCGCTACTTCTTTGCAAAGATTCTCCCGACTTTACTCTTGGAAAAAAATATAACATTACAGACGGTGAGCCGGTTTTGCTTTATGATTTTTTAGAACTGGTTATTACCGAATTGGGATACGAGTTTAAGCCGAAGTATTTTTCTTATAATAACGCATACAGAATAGCAGCTTTTTCGGAATTCGTTTCGAAAACTTTTTTGTTCGGGAAAGAACCCGTATTGACTCGCTATACAGTCGGAGTTTTAGGTACAAGTCAAACACTTGATATTTCAGCGGCAAAACAAGAGCTGGGTTATAATCCTAAATTCAGTACAACAGAGGGAATAAAAGAACTTATTAAAGAGCGGAGAATTAATAATGCCGGTTAA
- a CDS encoding MBL fold metallo-hydrolase, with protein sequence MPVKVNFFSAGYCTHPEKIVIKGGSSKPVKFYATFVLIEHPEKGLILFDTGYSERFYTETKNFPFNIYAKITPVYFKEENSAVFQLKQLGINPNDIKLIILSHFHADHIGGVKDFPNAEFLCFKSAYEEIKGKKTLAAMKKGFLPGLLPGDFESRLKFADSLNKINISEEYSPFETGFDVFGDRSLIAVDVSGHSEGQLGLFISTGENTYFLVADACWLSKSYKEFILPHPIADIAFSCKKEYLNTLKKLHELSKKRPDINIMPSHCPEFLKKIIDKRGIDAE encoded by the coding sequence ATGCCGGTTAAAGTAAATTTTTTCAGCGCAGGATATTGTACTCATCCTGAAAAAATAGTCATAAAAGGCGGAAGTTCAAAACCGGTCAAATTTTATGCGACTTTTGTATTAATCGAGCATCCTGAAAAAGGTTTAATACTTTTTGATACGGGATATTCTGAGCGTTTTTATACAGAAACAAAAAATTTCCCGTTTAATATTTATGCAAAAATAACGCCTGTTTATTTTAAAGAAGAAAACAGCGCCGTTTTTCAATTAAAACAATTAGGCATCAATCCTAACGATATTAAACTTATAATCTTATCTCACTTTCACGCAGATCATATCGGCGGAGTTAAAGATTTCCCCAATGCCGAATTTCTTTGCTTTAAATCCGCTTACGAAGAAATAAAAGGCAAAAAAACTTTGGCAGCTATGAAAAAAGGTTTTTTGCCGGGCTTACTTCCCGGTGATTTCGAATCAAGGCTGAAATTTGCGGATTCGTTAAACAAAATAAATATTTCTGAAGAGTATTCGCCTTTTGAAACAGGATTTGATGTTTTTGGTGACAGAAGTCTTATTGCAGTTGATGTTTCAGGACATTCAGAAGGTCAATTGGGTTTATTTATAAGTACAGGTGAGAATACTTATTTTTTAGTCGCTGATGCCTGCTGGTTAAGCAAATCATATAAGGAATTTATTTTGCCTCACCCTATTGCCGATATTGCGTTTTCCTGCAAAAAAGAGTATTTAAACACGTTAAAAAAATTACACGAACTTTCTAAAAAAAGACCCGATATTAATATTATGCCTTCGCATTGTCCTGAATTTTTGAAAAAAATAATTGATAAAAGAGGTATAGATGCTGAATAA
- a CDS encoding F390 synthetase-related protein, translating into MLNKIKILYYYFRTKYGFRCKNSEELLHRQNKEVLNFLKKILPKSPFYTEYFKNFSVTDWQNFPIIDKSLMMENFDNLNTAGIKKSEAFETAYNAEKLRDFSPTINNITVGLSSGTSGNRGIFLLSDEERFKWAGTILAKVLPGSIFSKHKIAFFLRANSNVYTTVNSNNINFEFFDLLNPPEEHIKRLNEFKPSVLVAPASMLRLLAQAKENNNLNITPEKVISVAEVLDSLDETYISKQFNQKIHQIYQCTEGFLASTCRHGTLHINEDMVVIQKEYLDKDLGKFIPIITDFSRTTQPIIRYRLNDILTEKKEPCPCGSVFTAIEKIEGRCDDIFYLPAIDGDKFIPVFPDFICRAVIYSSPEIEEYMAIQNNFDLIEIFLKSSSENKNNLNTLIQNSMKELFEKSNCKAPEIRINYNYDKLEKPCDKKLKRVKRVFNIEEV; encoded by the coding sequence ATGCTGAATAAAATAAAAATTTTATACTATTATTTCCGAACAAAATACGGTTTTAGGTGCAAAAACAGTGAAGAACTTTTACACAGGCAAAATAAAGAAGTACTAAACTTCTTAAAAAAAATATTGCCCAAATCTCCATTTTATACTGAATATTTTAAAAACTTTTCGGTTACAGATTGGCAAAATTTTCCCATAATAGATAAGTCTCTTATGATGGAAAATTTTGATAACTTAAATACAGCCGGTATTAAAAAATCAGAAGCTTTTGAGACAGCTTATAATGCGGAAAAATTGCGTGATTTTTCTCCTACAATTAATAATATTACCGTAGGGCTGTCCTCAGGCACATCGGGAAACAGAGGAATATTTCTTCTCAGCGACGAAGAGCGTTTTAAATGGGCGGGAACAATTCTGGCAAAAGTTCTCCCCGGCTCAATTTTTTCCAAACATAAAATTGCATTTTTCTTGCGTGCAAACAGTAATGTTTATACGACCGTAAACAGCAATAACATAAATTTTGAGTTTTTCGACTTATTAAATCCCCCGGAAGAGCACATAAAAAGACTTAATGAATTTAAGCCGTCGGTTTTGGTTGCGCCAGCCTCTATGCTTAGGCTTTTAGCTCAAGCAAAAGAAAATAATAATTTAAATATAACCCCCGAAAAAGTTATTTCAGTTGCGGAAGTTCTGGATTCACTCGACGAAACTTATATCTCCAAACAATTTAATCAAAAAATTCATCAAATTTATCAATGCACGGAAGGTTTTTTAGCCTCCACATGCCGGCATGGGACTTTGCATATTAATGAAGATATGGTTGTTATTCAAAAAGAATATCTTGATAAAGATTTAGGAAAATTTATTCCGATAATAACAGATTTTTCGAGAACCACTCAGCCGATAATAAGGTACAGACTTAATGATATTTTGACAGAAAAAAAAGAACCCTGTCCTTGCGGATCCGTTTTTACTGCCATTGAAAAGATAGAAGGCAGATGTGACGATATTTTTTACTTACCGGCTATCGATGGAGATAAATTCATTCCTGTTTTTCCGGATTTTATATGCAGGGCAGTTATTTATTCTTCGCCGGAGATTGAAGAATATATGGCTATTCAAAATAATTTTGATTTAATAGAAATATTTTTAAAATCATCCTCCGAAAATAAAAATAATTTAAATACTCTAATACAAAACTCAATGAAAGAACTTTTTGAAAAATCGAATTGCAAAGCCCCTGAAATCAGAATTAATTACAATTATGACAAACTTGAAAAACCCTGTGATAAAAAGCTTAAACGTGTTAAGAGAGTTTTTAATATTGAAGAGGTATGA
- a CDS encoding GNAT family N-acetyltransferase, producing the protein MMQDSFNIKLYDSSDTDFLDWTDSEDDQYAKNFLLPMIKNGTSDYINNVKTLLMILKIDDLILPITINDAEYENSYVCSPYTHYISYAVEELKTIKNPFIELILAYLIRLLGIVFKFGKINKTVHINNWLLSTNLYPTISHKQIEKITEFLIQRFPEHSLIFRSVNNYTDKEFLNKFQENNYQLIPSRQIYFLNKDLIKGKAKWLIKKDFKLQEKSGYELLENKDFSPGDIPRIKELYDNLYLSKYSYLNPQFNENFIDLALKNKILNIRAFQKAGKIDAVLGYFFRNGIMTTPLFGYDTSLPIETGLYRMLSAQLIKESEKSKLILNQSSGAASFKRCRASEAQIEYSAVYCRHLTLYRRIIWSILEFTLNKIGLNLLKKYKL; encoded by the coding sequence ATGATGCAAGACAGTTTTAACATAAAGCTTTATGATTCTTCTGATACAGACTTTTTAGATTGGACTGATTCAGAAGACGACCAATATGCAAAGAACTTCTTACTTCCAATGATAAAGAACGGTACTTCTGATTACATAAATAATGTTAAAACCCTTTTGATGATCTTAAAAATTGATGACTTAATTCTTCCGATAACCATTAATGATGCTGAATACGAAAACTCTTATGTATGTTCTCCTTATACCCATTATATTTCTTATGCCGTTGAAGAATTGAAAACTATAAAAAACCCTTTTATTGAATTAATATTGGCTTATCTTATCAGGTTATTAGGTATAGTATTTAAATTCGGCAAAATAAATAAAACTGTACATATAAATAATTGGCTTTTGTCGACCAATTTATACCCGACAATCTCGCATAAGCAAATAGAAAAAATAACCGAATTTTTAATTCAAAGATTTCCCGAACATTCTTTAATATTCAGGTCTGTAAACAACTATACAGATAAAGAATTTTTAAATAAATTTCAGGAAAATAATTATCAGCTTATTCCGAGCAGACAAATATATTTTTTAAACAAAGACTTGATAAAAGGAAAAGCTAAATGGCTGATAAAAAAAGATTTTAAGCTTCAGGAAAAAAGCGGCTATGAATTATTAGAAAACAAAGACTTTTCTCCCGGGGATATTCCGAGGATTAAAGAGCTTTATGATAACTTATATTTATCTAAATATTCTTATTTAAATCCACAGTTCAATGAAAACTTTATAGATTTAGCCTTAAAAAATAAAATTTTGAATATAAGAGCCTTCCAGAAAGCCGGGAAAATTGACGCCGTTTTAGGATATTTTTTCCGAAACGGAATTATGACAACTCCTTTGTTCGGGTATGACACAAGTTTGCCCATAGAAACCGGTTTGTACAGAATGCTTTCCGCTCAATTGATAAAAGAATCCGAAAAATCGAAATTGATTTTAAATCAAAGTTCCGGAGCCGCATCATTTAAACGGTGTCGTGCATCAGAAGCACAAATTGAATATAGTGCTGTTTATTGCCGACATTTAACTTTATATCGAAGAATTATCTGGAGCATTCTTGAATTTACTCTTAATAAAATTGGCTTAAACTTACTAAAGAAATACAAATTATAA
- the rpsL gene encoding 30S ribosomal protein S12: protein MPTINQLVRKERAKQIDKTKSPALASCPQRRGVCTRVYTTTPKKPNSALRKVARIRLTNGFEVTSYIPGVGHNLQEHSVVLIRGGRIKDLPGVRYHTIRGTLDAAGVKNRMQGRSKYGAKKAKAKK, encoded by the coding sequence GTGCCTACAATTAATCAATTAGTTCGCAAAGAACGCGCAAAACAAATCGACAAAACAAAATCACCTGCATTAGCTAGCTGCCCTCAGAGAAGAGGAGTTTGTACAAGGGTTTACACAACCACCCCTAAAAAACCAAACTCAGCTCTCAGAAAAGTAGCAAGAATAAGATTAACAAACGGATTTGAAGTAACTTCATATATTCCGGGAGTTGGTCATAATTTACAGGAACACTCAGTAGTTCTTATACGTGGCGGAAGAATCAAAGATTTACCGGGTGTAAGATATCATACTATCCGTGGAACACTTGATGCTGCCGGTGTTAAAAACAGAATGCAAGGTAGAAGCAAGTACGGTGCAAAAAAAGCAAAAGCAAAAAAATAG
- the rpsG gene encoding 30S ribosomal protein S7, with amino-acid sequence MSRRNKPQKRVPLPDPIFNSEDVARFINRLMRRGKKSIAERIFYNSLDIVKEKIKEEPIEVFQKALKNVTPLIEVKARRIGGSTYQVPLEVRPDRGLALGSTWLIDTAKAKTGKSMEEKLAQEIISAFNGEGAAVKKREDTHKMAEANKAFAHYRY; translated from the coding sequence ATGTCACGTAGAAATAAACCACAAAAAAGAGTACCTTTACCAGATCCTATTTTTAACAGTGAAGATGTGGCAAGGTTCATAAACAGATTAATGAGAAGAGGCAAAAAAAGCATTGCCGAAAGAATTTTTTATAATTCTCTTGATATTGTTAAAGAAAAAATAAAAGAAGAACCAATCGAAGTTTTCCAAAAAGCTTTAAAAAACGTAACACCGTTAATTGAAGTTAAAGCAAGAAGAATCGGTGGTTCAACTTATCAGGTTCCTCTTGAAGTTCGTCCTGACAGAGGATTAGCTCTTGGATCAACCTGGTTAATCGATACAGCTAAAGCAAAAACCGGCAAATCAATGGAAGAAAAACTTGCACAAGAAATTATTTCAGCTTTTAACGGCGAAGGTGCTGCTGTTAAAAAACGTGAAGATACACATAAAATGGCAGAAGCCAACAAAGCTTTCGCTCATTACAGATACTAA
- the fusA gene encoding elongation factor G → MSRNIPLNKFRNIGIAAHIDAGKTTTTERILFYTGSSHKIGEVHDGTSVTDFMDQERERGITIQSAAVTSFWKNHQVNIIDTPGHVDFTVEVERSLRVLDGMVAVFCAVGGVQSQSETVWRQANRYQVPRLIFVNKMDRTGANFYRVVDQIRDRLQGNAVPIQIPIGSETDLTGIVDLVEEKAYIYKDDLGKEVDITEIPEDLKELTSKYREQLIEAVSEHDDELMMKFLEGESPSTEEIKSALRKATIANKILPVTCGSAFKNKGVQLLLDAVIDYMPSPVDIPPIKGLNLDGTEALRPSNDEAPFSALAFKIITDPYVGRLTFIRVYSGVLKAGSYVMNTTTGKKERISRLLQMQADTRNDIDEVRAGDLAAAVGLKSTTTGDTLCDETNPVILESMEFPEPVISIAIEPKTKVDQDKLSMALNKLAEEDPTFKVRIDAETGQTIIAGMGELHLEIIIDRLLREFKVGANVGKPQVAYRETITKTVEVEGKFIRQSGGRGQYGHVWIKLEPQEQGKGFTFENKTVGGSVPKEYVGAVQKGIEESMTGGVIAGYEVIDFKASLFDGSYHEVDSSEMAFKAAGSIAFKEGVRKAGGVLLEPIMKVEIEVPEDFLGDVIGDLSSRRGRIEGMEAIEGTGIQKVNAAVPLSEMFGYATDIRSKTQGRGTFTMEFSKYEQVPNNIAEEIIGKAAV, encoded by the coding sequence ATGAGCAGGAATATACCCCTGAATAAGTTTAGAAATATTGGTATCGCAGCGCATATCGATGCAGGTAAAACAACAACAACAGAAAGAATTCTTTTTTATACAGGAAGCAGCCATAAAATCGGTGAAGTGCATGACGGTACTTCTGTAACTGACTTTATGGATCAGGAAAGAGAACGTGGAATTACCATTCAATCAGCTGCAGTAACAAGCTTCTGGAAAAACCATCAGGTTAACATAATTGATACCCCCGGACACGTAGATTTTACTGTTGAGGTAGAACGTTCATTACGTGTACTTGACGGCATGGTTGCTGTTTTTTGTGCGGTAGGCGGTGTTCAATCACAGTCAGAAACCGTATGGAGACAGGCAAACAGATATCAGGTTCCAAGACTTATATTTGTCAACAAAATGGACAGAACAGGCGCAAATTTCTACAGAGTAGTTGACCAAATCCGTGACAGGCTTCAGGGTAATGCTGTTCCTATCCAAATTCCTATAGGAAGTGAAACTGATTTGACCGGTATTGTTGATTTAGTTGAAGAAAAAGCTTATATCTACAAAGACGATCTTGGAAAAGAAGTTGATATAACTGAAATACCTGAAGATTTAAAAGAACTTACATCAAAATATAGAGAACAGCTTATTGAAGCAGTTTCAGAACATGATGACGAATTAATGATGAAATTTCTCGAAGGAGAATCACCTTCTACAGAAGAAATTAAATCAGCCCTCAGAAAAGCAACAATCGCAAACAAAATTTTACCTGTAACCTGCGGTTCAGCGTTCAAAAATAAAGGCGTTCAGTTGTTGCTTGATGCAGTAATTGATTATATGCCATCACCTGTTGATATTCCACCTATTAAAGGGCTGAATCTTGACGGAACAGAAGCTTTAAGACCAAGTAACGATGAAGCACCATTTTCAGCGTTGGCTTTTAAAATTATAACTGACCCTTATGTAGGAAGATTAACATTTATAAGAGTATATAGCGGAGTTCTAAAAGCAGGAAGCTATGTAATGAACACCACTACAGGGAAAAAAGAACGTATAAGCCGTTTATTACAAATGCAAGCTGATACAAGAAATGATATTGACGAAGTAAGAGCAGGTGATTTGGCTGCTGCTGTAGGTCTTAAATCTACAACAACAGGTGATACACTTTGTGATGAAACAAACCCTGTTATTTTAGAATCAATGGAATTCCCTGAACCTGTAATTTCTATCGCTATCGAACCTAAAACAAAGGTTGATCAAGATAAATTATCAATGGCTCTTAACAAACTTGCTGAAGAAGATCCGACTTTTAAAGTTAGGATTGATGCTGAAACAGGTCAGACAATTATTGCCGGAATGGGCGAATTGCACCTTGAAATCATTATTGACAGACTTTTAAGAGAGTTTAAAGTTGGCGCTAACGTCGGTAAACCTCAGGTTGCGTACAGAGAAACAATCACCAAAACTGTTGAAGTTGAAGGTAAATTTATCCGTCAATCAGGCGGTCGTGGTCAATATGGACACGTTTGGATTAAACTTGAGCCACAAGAACAAGGCAAAGGCTTTACATTCGAAAATAAAACCGTAGGTGGTTCAGTTCCTAAAGAATATGTAGGTGCTGTTCAAAAAGGTATCGAAGAAAGTATGACTGGCGGTGTAATTGCAGGATACGAAGTAATCGACTTTAAAGCGTCCCTCTTTGACGGAAGCTATCACGAAGTTGACTCCTCCGAGATGGCATTTAAAGCAGCTGGAAGTATAGCTTTTAAAGAAGGTGTTAGAAAAGCAGGCGGTGTTTTGCTTGAGCCTATAATGAAAGTAGAAATCGAAGTTCCTGAAGATTTTCTTGGTGATGTAATCGGTGATCTCTCTTCCAGAAGAGGACGCATCGAAGGTATGGAAGCTATCGAAGGAACAGGCATCCAAAAAGTAAACGCAGCAGTGCCTCTTTCTGAGATGTTCGGTTATGCGACTGATATCAGAAGCAAAACACAGGGACG